The DNA sequence CATAGGTAGCTGCGGAAGCAGCCGTGCCCACTCAGGATCTGCGTCAGATGATAGTTGACGAATCCGAAATTTCTGCTGACCCATTTGCCTATGTTTGGGATCAGAGCATGGGTCCAGCGGCCCTTACTAGATGTGTCCCACTTATCTTGCCATTTCCTTAGGCACTCTGTCTTAAAATTGGTCGACATGTAGTGAACATCCTCCATCTGGTTAGCCCTCTTGTGATTGTAGCTGTGAGTCCTCTCTAACGCCAGAGTATCCAGTGGCATCATGCCAGCTATCACTAAAGCGGCGTCATCCGATATGGTCCTGAAGCCACTGCAGACTCGCAGCGCGCAGAGTCGATAGGTCGTCTGCATCTTCCGCCTATACGCCTTCACCTCCATTGCTTGCACCCATACTGGAGCGCCATAGAGCATTGTTGCTCTAACCACATTTTGTAGCAATAGTCTCCGACCTTGCTTAGGGCCGCGCGTATTTAGCATTATTCGACTCAATGCCTGCCCTACGACAGCAGCTCTCTTACCAGCATAGTCAGGTGTTCGCGGAAGCTGAGCCGCGTGTCGATTAGGACGCCTAAGTATTTAATGGCTCGGCTCGACACTATTGAGGTCCGACCAAGGTTAATGTGAGCCACTTCGACGATCTTTCGGCTACTTATCAGGACCGCTTCAGTCTTGTGATCGGCCAATTGCAGCCCCACTGTCGCAAGCCAGTCTTTGACAGTGGCAACCGCTGCACTACAAAGTAGCTCAGCGTCGCCTAGTTGTTTCGCTGTCACCACTAAGGCCACATCGTCTGCAAAGCCGACAATGGTTGCAGACTCTGGAACGTCGAGCCGCAATATGTCATCGTACATGATGTTCCATAGTAGCGGGCCCAACACTGATCCTTGCGGTACTCCTCCAGTGATGTTGAACGATTTGGTTCCGTTATCCGTTCTATATCTCAGAATGCGTTTCCTGAAGTAGTCCTCAATTAATTCCATTAGGTAGCTCGGGGTGTTGAACCGCCTTAAGGCTCCTATAATGCAGCTCCAGTTTGCAGAAGTGAAGGCGTTCTTGACGTCCAGAGTCATGACTATGCAGTACTCCTTTGCACCACCACGCCATCTTCTGCCTGCTATGGCTCTCCTTGCTATGTCCGTTACTTGTGAGATAGCGTCTACGGTTGAGTGATGCTTTCTGAAACCATATTGCATGGGTGACAGATCTCCTGCTTGTCGGACAGACTCCTCTAGCCTATGGCTCACCAGCCTCTCCAATATTTTGCCTGCTGTATCAAGCAGACAAATCGGTCGGTAGGACGACGGCGAATCAAGTGGCTTGTTCGGCTTTGGGATCAGCACCAGATTCTGCAGTTTCCATGGGCGGGGAAAGACACCTTGCCTCATACACTGTCCAAAACTTCTGTAAAGCACTGCGGCTGGAGCCTGATCGCCATCTTCAGCGCGCCATTTGGGATCGCGTCCGGCCCAGGTGACTTGGAGTCCTTGATTCTTGCCGCTGCCAGCAGTACTTCCTCTACCGTAACCTCTGGGACCTCCGTATAGAGCCGGTGCTCTACATGATCTTCCACTGTTGGAACATTGAATGAGCCCGTGAACAGAGCATCCACTATGCCATTTAGGACTCCCTCCTCTCTAGGCACTGCACAGGTATTGGGCTTGAGTTTTTAAGCACCACTTTGTATGCCATTCCCCAGATGGTCTCGGTCGGCTTCGTCGCAAAGTTCTAGGAATTTCTCCTTCTTGCTGCTCAAGATGGACTTCTTCAGCAGCCTGCGATTAAGCGCGTACTCCAGCCTTCTTGCCTCAAAATCAGCTCTGCCTCGTGAACGTTGCAGGATCCTTCGCGATCTTATACATCGCCTTCTTATGTCTGCGATCTGCTGGTTCCACCAATATACTGGTACGTGGTGTCTCTTGCACGATCTTCGCACCGCCATGCTAGCGTCGCAGGCATCCGTGATTGAACGCATGAGCAGCTCGGCGCTTACCTCTGCGTTGTCACTCCAGTTGGGAACTGCAAAGGATCCAGCGAAAGCTTCCGGGTCCAGGGTGTCAACTCTGTAAGCCTTTCCGCTCTGTAGTCCATTTGCTCGCGGTGACTCGGTATGGACCAAATCTATCGTGATCGCCCTATGATCACTCGCTGTGTAGACATTGCTAATGGCCCATTTCGCTGCTCTAGCAATTGGATAGCTAACGAATGCTAGATCTATAACCGATCCAGTGCCAGCTCTGGTGAAAGTGTGTTCGTTGCCATGGTTCATGAGGGCCAGGTCTAATGTGGCAAGGGTTTCCAGCACTGTTTGTCCTCGGGTGTTTGTCCGGCTGCTACCCCATTCCTCCGCCCAGGCATTGAAGTCACCAGCGATGATCACCTGTGGCTTTCCCCTTACATCGAGTGCTATCTCCTCCATGACGGATGCGAATTCTGAGATGGTGAGACTGGGAGCCAGATAACAGCTGTATAGCCACTGGTTCCCCCATCTAGCCCGCACGAACCCACGCGATGAGCGCACATCAGTAAGCTGGGGCTGTTCCAGGCCACATACCCATATTGACGCCTTTCCTTCCGTGTCTTCGACGTACTTTGGACTCTGAATTCTCTTATATGGTTCGCTCAGCAAAGCAGCATCCACCTTTAACTCTCTAACCGTCTGCTTCAGTAGCTCTTGGGCCGCCAAGCAGTGGTTTAAGTTGAGCTGCAGGAGCCTTTGAGTCATTTTGGCCCCTGCGTGACCCCGCTGACCCCTTTGAGAGGGCAGTGACTGCTTCCTGCGTGATGTCTGGTATCCTCTTTACCCGCATCTGCACAGATGAAGCATTTAGCAGCATTTTTGCAAAGCGCCGCTTTATGGCCAGCCGCACCGCATCTTAGGCAGCACCCGGAGCGGTCGATCGTGCTCTTGCAGAACTTAGCAATATGTCCAAACTCAAGGCATTTGTAGCACCTCTTTTTCTGGCCTCTCAgacctctctctcactctacaGCTTGTCCAGCCTATCCGGATTTTTCCATTCTGTAGAATAGATGATGCAGCCTCCTTCGGCATACTAACAATTGCCAGCTGCATACCATCAAAACCTGGCCTAAGTGCTTTGATGGCACTTAGCTCCAGATTCGCTTGGCTGAGTTTTTCACAGGCTACCAGCACGTCTTCTTTAGAAACCAGGCAGTCTATATCTCTGATCTCTAGGATGGTTTCCTGAGTTAGAGCTCTCACTTTGGCTTTCAAACCGAGAGCTTCGCTTAATTCATCCTTCATTTTAGCATAGAAGGCTTGGAGTTCATCCCCATTTCCAAAATCAGTCCGTCGCCGGCAGTTTTTCTTACCCGCCTTACTTGCTCACCGACGCTCTGTAGCTTGCTATCGTTGCTACGCGTCACCAATTTGAGCACTTCACTATAGGATATACCATCCGTGGGTTGGATAATAATGGCGTCCGGCCTTCTGCGTCTTCTCGGTGGCTTATTTGTGGTGTTGCGCCCTTGAGTATCCTGATGCACGCTTTCCTTctctgctttatttttaaccGTAGGATAAATACGCTGCTTGGATATGGGCTTCGTGGACGAAACAGTTTTGCGCTTGTCTTCAACCGTGGTCACCGCATTACTCGGCGAGGTCTGCGTCGACGAGCTACGTACGCTATTGAAGACTTCATCCAGTGTCTTTGCAGTCACCTGCTCCACTGTCTCTACAGCCGACATCTTTAGACTAGCTGCCATCTCAATTTGCACGGTTTTGATTCGTGCGAACGtattcttgtttgtttgtgtgacGTGTCGCACTTCTCTGGGCGTAAATGTCTTAATCAGCCCATCGATCAACTCGCCCAGCTCTTCTACCGCCTCTTGAAGGCTTCTATGGATCTTAATCTTTTTGGCACCGCTTCAGATGAGACACCAGGACTCCGATCCTCCCGGGCTCTTTTGGGCGTTGCCGCTTCTTCGCCTGCATCAAAGCTAAACACAAGCTCATCCACCTTTGGGGGCGCAGATGCAGGCCCTCCGCTCTGGGGCGATCTTGCGACTCTTGGAAGCTTGAGGAACTTTGCCAGCAGCTCAGCTTCCGCCTCACTCGTCTCAATATTGCTCATGACGAGCAATATCGGTCACTAACCAATCTGCTATactcaatataatataataacgcTCTACCAAGCAGTCCAACGTTGGCCGAGAATTTCCTACGACTTTTGTCGGAGGAGGTTATACTACCCCGACTCGGTCACCAGGGCCTCTGTTTTTGAGCGCCGTTACACGGCAGAGGTtggtggtgtgtgtgtgtgtgtgtgtgtgtgtgtgtgtgtgtgtgtgtgtgtgtgtgtgtgtgtgtgtgtgtgtgtgtgtgtgtgtgtgttttttaacATGGACGTTGACGCACCGCAGTACGTTCAAGTGGTCCTGCGAAACCAGGC is a window from the Drosophila sulfurigaster albostrigata strain 15112-1811.04 unplaced genomic scaffold, ASM2355843v2 contig_222_pilon, whole genome shotgun sequence genome containing:
- the LOC133849704 gene encoding uncharacterized protein LOC133849704; protein product: MTQRLLQLNLNHCLAAQELLKQTVRELKVDAALLSEPYKRIQSPKYVEDTEGKASIWVCGLEQPQLTDVRSSRGFVRARWGNQWLYSCYLAPSLTISEFASVMEEIALDVRGKPQVIIAGDFNAWAEEWGSSRTNTRGQTVLETLATLDLALMNHGNEHTFTRAGTGSVIDLAFVSYPIARAAKWAISNVYTASDHRAITIDLVHTESPRANGLQSGKAYRVDTLDPEAFAGSFAVPNWSDNAEVSAELLMRSITDACDASMAVRRSCKRHHVPVYWWNQQIADIRRRCIRSRRILQRSRGRADFEARRLEYALNRRLLKKSILSSKKEKFLELCDEADRDHLGNGIQSVPREEGVLNGIVDALFTGSFNVPTVEDHVEHRLYTEVPEVTVEEVLLAAARIKDSKSPGPDAIPNGALKMAIRLQPQCFTEVLDSV